A window of the Streptomyces sp. Ag109_O5-10 genome harbors these coding sequences:
- a CDS encoding ATP-dependent helicase, whose protein sequence is MAKSAHRALDGFSPATRGWFTGAFSAPTAAQAGAWQAIGAGSDVLVVAPTGSGKTLAAFLAALDQLTATPPPADPKKRCRVLYVSPLKALAVDVERNLRSPLTGIRQESVRLGLPEPEVRVGIRSGDTPAAERRALSTRPPDILITTPESLFLMLTSATRDALTGIETVILDEVHAVAGTKRGAHLALSLERLDELLPKPARRIGLSATVRPVDEVARYLSPHRKVEIVQPKSGKEFDLSVVVPVEDMGELGGSPATDDGDGAEKPSIWPHVEERIADLVQAHRSTIVFANSRRLAERLCNRLNEIAYERVTGEPLDEHHSPAELMGGSGAAQGAPPVLARAHHGSVSKEQRALVEEDLKAGRLPAVVATSSLELGIDMGAVDLVVQVESPPSVASGLQRVGRAGHQVGAVSTGVVFPKYRGDLVQAAVVTERMRTGSIESLRVPANPLDVLAQQLVAMVSLDTWQVDDLLTTVRRAAPFASLPESAFTAVLDMLAGRYPSDAFAELRPRVVWDRVAGTVTGRPGAQRLAVTSGGTIPDRGLFGVFLAGADPKKGGGRVGELDEEMVYESRVGDVFTLGTSSWRIEDITRDRVLVSPAPGVPGRLPFWKGDQLGRPLELGRAVGAFLREVGALPKDDARLRLLAAGLDAWAADNVLSYLDEQREACGHVPDDRTIVVERFRDELGDWRVVVHSPFGAQVHAPWALALGARLSERYGMDAQVMHADDGIVLRLPDTDVMGLDLLDQAPMKAGTEYDAEQAPVGAADVAFDKGEVDQIVTDQVGGSALFAARFRECAARALLLPRRNPGKRTPLWQQRQRAAQLLQVASEFGSFPIVLEAVRECLQDVFDVPGLVELMGDLESRKVRLVEVTTPEPSPFARSLLFGYVAQFLYEGDSPLAERRAAALSLDSRLLAELLGQAELRELLDAEVLTELERELQWLAEDRRIKDPEGVADVLRMLGPLTDAELAERGAEPQWAAELARARRAIKVRIAGAEHWAAVEDAGRLRDALGTALPVGVPEAFTEPVKDPLGDLLARYARTHGPFTSATAAARFGLGVAVTEGALQRLAAGGRVVQGEFHPAGIGQEWCDAAVLRRLRRRSLAALRHELEPVAPAALAQFLPQWQHIGKGHGLRGVDGLVRAVEQLQGASVPASALEKLVLPSRVANYSPAMLDELTAAGELVWAGAGALPGKDGWVSLYLADAAPVLLPPPHPLELTALHQSVLDALSGGYGLFFRQIADQVRATTHPDATDPQLADVVWDLAWSGRLTNDTLAPMRALLGSGRTAGSTAHRAKRTVPRGRYGSLTAAARPTSRTGPPTVAGRWSLLPQREPDTTVRAHALARTLLDRHGVVTRGAVAAEGVEGGFSAVYRILSAFEDSGQARRGYVVEGLGAAQFAMDGAVDRLRAVSNARDRGEALPGTGFGPAGAGGAPALSGPNGGHSAPADSLDPLGPFDPAGFDLDGDFTWPPDSPAAPGDYVSPKDLAPADPFASPGYGGPRGGSPAGPYAANPYAYGNRHTRTPAAPDPRAVVLAAADPANAYGAALPWPEPPTGAGHKPGRKAGSLVVLVDGELTLYMERGGKTLLAWPAAPDTPAADDPRLRTAAEALAAAARAGTLGTVTVERVNGASALTSPLGTLLEAAGFIATPRGLRLRA, encoded by the coding sequence ATGGCGAAATCCGCACACCGGGCCCTCGACGGCTTCTCCCCCGCGACCCGCGGCTGGTTCACGGGGGCGTTTTCCGCGCCCACCGCGGCCCAGGCGGGCGCGTGGCAGGCCATCGGCGCCGGCTCGGACGTGCTGGTGGTCGCGCCGACCGGCTCAGGCAAGACGCTGGCCGCCTTCCTCGCCGCCCTGGACCAGCTCACCGCCACCCCGCCCCCGGCCGATCCGAAGAAGCGCTGCCGCGTGCTGTACGTGTCGCCGCTCAAGGCCCTCGCGGTCGACGTCGAGCGGAACCTGCGCAGCCCGCTGACCGGCATCCGCCAGGAGTCCGTGCGCCTGGGCCTGCCCGAGCCGGAGGTGCGGGTCGGTATCCGCTCCGGCGACACCCCGGCCGCCGAGCGCCGCGCCCTGTCCACCCGCCCGCCGGACATCCTGATCACCACCCCGGAGTCCCTGTTCCTGATGCTGACGTCGGCCACGCGCGACGCGCTGACCGGCATCGAGACGGTGATCCTGGACGAGGTGCACGCGGTCGCCGGCACCAAGCGCGGCGCACACCTCGCGCTCTCCCTGGAGCGGCTGGACGAACTGCTGCCGAAGCCGGCCCGCCGGATCGGCCTGTCGGCGACCGTCCGCCCGGTCGACGAGGTGGCCCGCTACCTCTCCCCGCACCGCAAGGTGGAGATCGTCCAGCCGAAGTCCGGCAAGGAGTTCGACCTCTCCGTCGTCGTCCCGGTGGAGGACATGGGAGAGCTGGGCGGGTCCCCGGCCACCGACGACGGCGACGGCGCGGAGAAGCCGTCCATCTGGCCGCATGTGGAGGAGCGGATCGCCGACCTGGTGCAGGCCCACCGCTCGACGATCGTGTTCGCGAACTCCCGCCGCCTGGCGGAGCGGCTGTGCAACCGGCTCAACGAGATCGCCTACGAGCGCGTGACCGGCGAGCCCCTGGACGAGCACCACTCCCCGGCCGAGCTGATGGGCGGCTCGGGCGCGGCCCAGGGCGCCCCGCCGGTCCTCGCCCGCGCGCACCACGGCTCGGTCTCCAAGGAGCAGCGCGCGCTGGTCGAGGAGGACCTGAAGGCGGGTCGGCTGCCCGCGGTGGTGGCCACGTCCAGTCTCGAACTGGGCATCGACATGGGCGCGGTGGACCTGGTCGTCCAGGTCGAGTCCCCGCCGTCGGTCGCCTCCGGCCTGCAGCGCGTCGGCCGCGCCGGACACCAGGTCGGCGCGGTCTCCACCGGCGTGGTCTTCCCCAAGTACCGGGGCGACCTGGTGCAGGCGGCCGTGGTCACCGAGCGGATGCGCACCGGTTCCATCGAGTCCCTGCGGGTTCCGGCCAACCCCCTCGACGTGCTGGCCCAGCAGCTGGTCGCGATGGTGTCGCTGGACACCTGGCAGGTCGACGACCTGCTCACCACCGTGCGCCGCGCGGCCCCCTTCGCGTCGCTCCCGGAGTCGGCGTTCACCGCGGTCCTCGACATGCTCGCGGGCCGCTACCCGTCGGACGCTTTCGCCGAGCTGCGCCCGCGTGTGGTCTGGGACCGCGTCGCGGGGACGGTCACCGGCCGCCCCGGCGCCCAGCGCCTCGCCGTCACCTCGGGCGGCACGATCCCCGACCGCGGCCTCTTCGGCGTCTTCCTGGCCGGTGCCGACCCCAAGAAGGGCGGCGGCCGGGTCGGCGAGCTGGACGAGGAGATGGTGTACGAGTCCCGGGTGGGCGATGTCTTCACCCTGGGCACCAGCTCCTGGCGTATCGAGGACATCACGCGTGACCGGGTCCTGGTTTCCCCCGCCCCCGGCGTCCCGGGCCGGCTCCCGTTCTGGAAGGGCGACCAGCTGGGCCGTCCGCTCGAACTGGGCCGTGCGGTCGGCGCGTTCCTGCGCGAGGTCGGTGCGCTCCCCAAGGACGACGCCCGGCTGCGCCTGCTGGCGGCGGGCCTGGACGCGTGGGCGGCGGACAACGTGCTGTCGTACCTGGACGAACAGCGCGAGGCCTGCGGCCATGTCCCCGACGACCGCACGATCGTGGTCGAGCGCTTCCGTGACGAGCTGGGCGACTGGCGGGTCGTCGTCCACTCCCCCTTCGGCGCCCAGGTGCACGCCCCCTGGGCGCTCGCCCTCGGTGCCCGTCTCTCCGAGCGGTACGGCATGGACGCCCAGGTCATGCACGCCGACGACGGCATCGTGCTGCGGCTGCCCGACACCGACGTGATGGGCCTCGACCTGCTCGACCAGGCCCCGATGAAGGCCGGTACGGAGTACGACGCCGAACAGGCCCCCGTGGGCGCGGCGGACGTCGCCTTCGACAAGGGCGAGGTCGACCAGATCGTCACCGACCAGGTCGGCGGCTCGGCCCTGTTCGCCGCCCGGTTCCGTGAATGCGCCGCCCGCGCGCTGCTGCTGCCGCGCCGCAACCCCGGCAAACGCACCCCGCTGTGGCAGCAGCGCCAGCGCGCCGCGCAACTGCTCCAGGTGGCGAGCGAGTTCGGCTCGTTCCCGATCGTCCTGGAGGCGGTCCGCGAGTGCCTCCAGGACGTCTTCGACGTGCCGGGGCTCGTGGAGCTGATGGGCGACCTCGAATCCCGTAAGGTCCGGCTGGTCGAGGTCACCACCCCGGAGCCGTCCCCGTTCGCCCGCTCCCTCCTCTTCGGTTACGTCGCCCAGTTCCTGTACGAGGGTGACTCCCCGCTCGCCGAGCGCCGCGCGGCCGCGCTCTCCCTGGACTCCCGGCTGCTGGCCGAGCTGCTGGGCCAGGCGGAGCTGCGCGAGCTGCTCGACGCGGAGGTCCTGACCGAGCTGGAGCGCGAGCTGCAGTGGCTGGCCGAGGACCGCCGGATCAAGGACCCGGAGGGCGTCGCCGACGTGCTGCGGATGCTCGGGCCGCTCACGGACGCCGAGTTGGCGGAGCGGGGTGCCGAGCCGCAGTGGGCCGCGGAGCTGGCGCGCGCCCGGCGGGCCATCAAGGTCCGGATCGCCGGGGCCGAGCACTGGGCGGCGGTCGAGGACGCGGGCCGGCTGCGCGACGCCCTCGGCACCGCCCTGCCCGTCGGCGTCCCCGAGGCCTTCACCGAGCCTGTGAAGGACCCGCTCGGCGACCTCCTCGCGCGGTACGCGCGCACCCACGGCCCGTTCACCTCGGCCACCGCGGCCGCCCGTTTCGGGCTCGGGGTGGCGGTCACGGAGGGCGCGCTGCAGCGGCTCGCCGCGGGCGGGCGGGTGGTGCAGGGCGAGTTCCATCCGGCGGGCATCGGCCAGGAGTGGTGCGACGCGGCGGTGCTGCGCAGGCTGCGCCGCCGTTCGCTGGCCGCGCTCCGGCACGAGCTGGAGCCGGTGGCACCGGCCGCGCTCGCCCAGTTCCTGCCGCAGTGGCAGCACATCGGCAAGGGGCACGGGCTGCGCGGCGTGGACGGGCTGGTGCGCGCCGTGGAGCAGTTGCAGGGCGCTTCCGTACCGGCGTCGGCGCTGGAGAAGCTGGTCCTGCCGTCCCGCGTGGCGAACTACTCGCCGGCGATGCTCGACGAACTCACGGCGGCAGGCGAGCTCGTGTGGGCGGGCGCGGGTGCCCTGCCCGGAAAGGACGGCTGGGTCTCCCTGTATCTGGCGGACGCGGCCCCCGTGCTCCTCCCCCCGCCGCACCCGCTGGAGCTCACCGCCCTCCACCAGTCCGTGCTCGACGCCCTCTCCGGGGGCTACGGCCTGTTCTTCCGGCAGATCGCCGACCAGGTCCGCGCCACCACCCACCCCGACGCCACCGATCCCCAACTGGCCGACGTCGTCTGGGACCTGGCCTGGTCCGGGCGGCTCACCAACGACACGCTGGCCCCGATGCGCGCCCTGCTCGGCTCGGGCCGTACCGCCGGCTCCACCGCCCACCGCGCCAAGCGCACCGTCCCGCGTGGCCGCTACGGCTCCCTGACGGCCGCGGCCCGCCCCACCTCCCGCACCGGCCCGCCGACCGTGGCCGGGCGCTGGTCGCTGCTGCCGCAGCGCGAGCCGGACACCACCGTGCGCGCCCACGCCCTGGCCCGCACCCTCCTCGACCGGCACGGTGTGGTGACCCGGGGCGCGGTCGCGGCCGAGGGCGTCGAGGGCGGCTTCTCGGCGGTGTACCGGATCCTGTCGGCGTTCGAGGACAGCGGCCAGGCGCGCCGGGGTTACGTGGTGGAGGGCCTGGGTGCGGCCCAGTTCGCCATGGACGGCGCGGTCGACCGGCTGCGCGCGGTGTCCAACGCCCGCGACCGCGGCGAGGCCCTGCCCGGCACCGGCTTCGGACCCGCCGGAGCCGGCGGCGCCCCGGCGCTCTCGGGCCCGAACGGCGGCCACAGCGCACCTGCCGACTCCCTCGATCCCCTCGGCCCCTTCGACCCGGCCGGCTTCGACCTGGACGGCGACTTCACCTGGCCGCCCGACTCGCCCGCCGCCCCCGGCGACTACGTCTCCCCCAAGGACCTCGCCCCCGCCGACCCGTTCGCCTCCCCCGGCTACGGTGGCCCCCGAGGCGGCAGCCCCGCCGGCCCCTACGCCGCGAACCCCTACGCCTACGGCAACCGCCACACCCGGACGCCCGCGGCCCCCGACCCCAGAGCCGTGGTCCTCGCCGCAGCCGACCCGGCGAACGCCTACGGCGCCGCCCTCCCCTGGCCCGAGCCCCCGACCGGAGCCGGACACAAACCGGGCCGCAAAGCCGGCTCGCTGGTGGTCCTGGTCGACGGCGAGCTGACCCTCTACATGGAGCGCGGCGGCAAGACCCTGCTCGCCTGGCCCGCCGCCCCGGACACGCCCGCCGCAGACGACCCCCGGCTGCGCACGGCGGCGGAGGCCCTCGCGGCCGCCGCCCGCGCGGGCACCCTCGGCACGGTGACGGTGGAGCGGGTCAACGGCGCCTCGGCCCTGACCTCCCCGCTGGGCACCCTTTTGGAGGCCGCGGGCTTCATCGCGACCCCGCGCGGCCTGCGCCTGCGGGCGTGA
- a CDS encoding Fpg/Nei family DNA glycosylase has translation MPEGDTVWQAARRLHDALSGQVLTRSDFRVPKYATVDLSGRTVLGTTPRGKHLLTRFEGGLTLHTHLRMEGAWKVFGTGERWRGGPAHQIRAVLATADRTAVGYRLQVLEFLRTGEEERVVGHLGPDLLGPDWNPDRALANLLADPARPLGEALLDQRNLAGIGNIYKSELCFLLGATPWLPVGALPADRVAVLPGLAQRLLEANRDRVVRQTTGLRNHDLYVYGRAPRPCLRCRTPIRLADQGDGSRERPTYWCPACQTGPAPSPGSRSAHGTRPRTTN, from the coding sequence ATGCCCGAAGGTGACACGGTCTGGCAGGCGGCGAGGCGCCTGCACGACGCGCTCTCCGGCCAGGTGCTGACCCGCAGCGACTTCCGGGTGCCCAAGTACGCCACGGTCGACCTCAGCGGCCGTACCGTCCTCGGCACCACCCCGCGCGGCAAGCACCTGCTCACCCGGTTCGAGGGCGGCCTGACCCTGCACACGCACCTGCGGATGGAGGGCGCCTGGAAGGTCTTCGGCACCGGTGAGCGCTGGCGGGGCGGCCCCGCGCACCAGATCCGGGCGGTGCTCGCCACCGCCGACCGCACGGCCGTCGGGTACCGCCTCCAGGTCCTGGAGTTCCTGCGCACCGGCGAGGAGGAGCGCGTCGTGGGCCACCTGGGCCCCGATCTGCTGGGCCCCGACTGGAACCCCGACCGCGCCCTCGCCAACCTCCTCGCGGACCCCGCGCGCCCACTCGGCGAGGCCCTGCTGGACCAGCGCAACCTCGCCGGGATCGGCAACATCTACAAGAGCGAGCTCTGCTTCCTGCTCGGCGCGACCCCCTGGCTCCCCGTCGGCGCGCTTCCCGCCGACCGCGTCGCGGTCCTGCCCGGCCTCGCCCAGCGTCTTCTGGAGGCCAACCGCGACCGTGTGGTCCGCCAGACCACCGGCCTGCGCAACCATGATCTCTACGTCTACGGCCGCGCACCCCGCCCCTGCCTGCGCTGCCGCACCCCGATCCGCCTCGCCGACCAGGGCGACGGCTCCCGCGAGCGCCCCACCTACTGGTGCCCGGCCTGCCAGACCGGCCCGGCCCCCTCCCCGGGTTCCCGGAGCGCCCACGGAACCCGCCCCCGCACGACCAATTGA
- a CDS encoding SDR family NAD(P)-dependent oxidoreductase: MSLKAYDLTGRTAFVTGAAGGIGRASAVLLAEAGATVHCADRDADGLHETAALIKDRGGTARTHSLDVTDRERLGEAVRSCGRLDVMAAIAGIMHRSPVLETRDEDLDRVLGVNFKGVLYACQEAARLMLAGRNGGSIITMASGAIDTGGPGLLCYGAAKAAVIQLTRTLANEVGRQGIRVNAVAPGWTRTPMTDREYKAEQRQTEAWMARLSPLGRVGEAADVAHAVLYLASDASSFTTGQILRPNGGVAMPW; this comes from the coding sequence ATGTCCCTGAAGGCGTACGACCTCACCGGACGCACCGCATTCGTCACCGGCGCCGCCGGCGGCATCGGCCGGGCGTCCGCCGTACTGCTCGCCGAGGCGGGCGCGACCGTGCACTGCGCCGACCGGGACGCGGACGGCCTGCACGAGACGGCGGCGCTGATCAAGGACCGGGGCGGCACCGCCCGTACCCACTCCCTCGACGTGACCGACCGGGAGCGGCTCGGGGAGGCCGTGCGGTCCTGCGGGCGGCTGGACGTCATGGCGGCGATCGCCGGGATCATGCACCGCAGCCCGGTGCTGGAGACCAGGGACGAGGACCTCGACCGGGTGCTGGGCGTCAACTTCAAGGGCGTGCTGTACGCCTGCCAGGAGGCGGCGCGGCTGATGCTGGCCGGGCGGAACGGGGGCAGCATCATCACCATGGCCTCCGGGGCGATCGACACCGGCGGCCCCGGCCTGCTCTGCTACGGCGCGGCCAAGGCGGCCGTGATACAGCTGACCAGGACGCTCGCCAACGAGGTCGGGCGGCAGGGCATCCGGGTCAACGCGGTCGCCCCGGGCTGGACCCGCACCCCCATGACCGACCGCGAGTACAAGGCGGAGCAGCGGCAGACGGAGGCCTGGATGGCCCGGCTGTCACCGCTGGGCCGGGTCGGCGAGGCCGCGGACGTCGCGCACGCCGTGCTCTACCTGGCGTCCGACGCCTCCTCGTTCACGACGGGCCAGATCCTGCGCCCGAACGGAGGGGTGGCGATGCCCTGGTAG
- a CDS encoding helix-turn-helix domain-containing protein, whose product MILLRRLLGDVLRRQRQRQGRTLREVSSSARVSLGYLSEVERGQKEASSELLSAICDALDVRMSELMREVSDELALAELAQSAQATEPVPTSVRPMLGTVSVKGVPPERVTIKAPAEAVDVVAA is encoded by the coding sequence ATGATTCTGCTCCGTCGCCTGCTGGGTGACGTGCTGCGTCGGCAGCGCCAGCGCCAGGGCCGTACTCTGCGCGAAGTCTCCTCGTCCGCCCGAGTCTCACTCGGCTATCTCTCCGAGGTGGAGCGGGGGCAGAAGGAGGCTTCCTCCGAACTGCTCTCCGCCATCTGCGACGCGCTGGACGTACGGATGTCCGAGCTCATGCGAGAAGTGAGCGACGAGCTCGCCCTCGCCGAGCTGGCCCAGTCCGCCCAGGCCACCGAGCCCGTGCCCACGTCGGTTCGCCCGATGCTGGGTACCGTCTCGGTGAAGGGTGTGCCACCGGAACGGGTGACCATCAAGGCGCCCGCCGAGGCGGTGGACGTGGTCGCCGCGTGA
- a CDS encoding CinA family protein — protein sequence MSSTAAQLVRLLTVRGQTLAVAESLTGGLVAAEITTVPGASKAFRGSVTAYATELKHELLGVDATLLAQRGAVDPQVAAQMAAGVRRALGADWGLATTGVAGPEPQDGQPVGTVFVAVDGPFGPRSGSAAGGKVEALRLNGDRAEIRRESVRSVLALLLRELASEQTGNERAQDTEQNGGF from the coding sequence GTGAGTTCCACGGCCGCCCAACTGGTGCGACTACTGACGGTGAGGGGCCAGACCCTCGCTGTCGCCGAGTCGCTGACCGGCGGCCTGGTCGCGGCGGAGATCACCACGGTGCCGGGGGCGTCCAAGGCGTTCCGGGGCTCGGTCACCGCCTACGCCACCGAGCTGAAGCACGAGCTGCTGGGCGTCGACGCCACTCTGCTGGCCCAGCGGGGTGCGGTGGATCCGCAGGTCGCGGCCCAGATGGCCGCCGGAGTGCGCAGGGCGCTGGGTGCCGACTGGGGCCTCGCGACCACCGGGGTCGCCGGACCGGAACCGCAGGACGGCCAACCGGTCGGGACGGTCTTCGTGGCCGTGGACGGGCCGTTCGGCCCTCGTTCCGGTTCTGCCGCTGGCGGAAAAGTGGAGGCCCTGCGGTTGAACGGCGACCGCGCGGAAATTCGTAGAGAGAGTGTACGGAGCGTACTCGCACTGCTTCTGAGGGAGCTTGCGAGCGAACAGACCGGGAATGAGCGGGCACAGGATACGGAACAGAACGGGGGGTTTTGA
- the pgsA gene encoding CDP-diacylglycerol--glycerol-3-phosphate 3-phosphatidyltransferase — protein MTGVPASAAGGSSGAHGAPVSAATSGAAPDSGSRDSGSLDPGPRDSGHREGERPARGGKIAAAAVNQASLWNVANLLTMLRLVLVPGFVALMLAGGGYDPAWRSLAWAAFAIAMITDLFDGHLARTYNLVTDFGKIADPIADKAIMGAALICLSGLGDLPWWVTIVILARELGITLLRFVVIRYGVIPASRGGKLKTLTQGVAVGMYVLALTGWLATLRFWVMAAAVVLTVVTGLDYVRQAIVLRRQGIAERAAALEEKEA, from the coding sequence ATGACCGGAGTCCCGGCGTCCGCCGCGGGCGGCTCCTCCGGCGCGCACGGCGCCCCGGTCTCCGCCGCGACCTCCGGTGCCGCTCCGGATTCCGGTTCCCGCGACTCTGGTTCCCTTGACCCCGGTCCCCGTGACTCCGGTCACCGCGAAGGCGAGCGGCCCGCGCGCGGCGGGAAGATCGCCGCTGCCGCCGTCAACCAGGCCAGCCTGTGGAACGTCGCCAATCTGCTGACCATGCTCCGGCTGGTCCTGGTGCCCGGCTTCGTCGCCCTGATGCTGGCCGGCGGCGGCTACGACCCGGCGTGGCGCTCGCTCGCCTGGGCGGCCTTCGCCATCGCCATGATCACCGACCTGTTCGACGGGCATCTGGCACGCACCTACAACCTCGTCACCGACTTCGGGAAGATCGCCGACCCCATCGCCGACAAGGCCATCATGGGAGCGGCGCTGATCTGCCTGTCCGGGCTCGGCGATCTGCCCTGGTGGGTGACGATCGTCATCCTCGCCCGGGAACTCGGCATCACGCTGCTGCGTTTCGTGGTCATCCGGTACGGCGTGATCCCGGCCAGCCGTGGCGGCAAGCTCAAGACCCTCACCCAGGGCGTGGCCGTCGGGATGTACGTGCTGGCACTGACGGGGTGGCTGGCCACCCTGAGGTTCTGGGTGATGGCCGCGGCCGTCGTCCTGACCGTCGTCACCGGCCTCGACTACGTGAGACAGGCCATTGTGCTGCGGCGGCAGGGAATCGCCGAGCGGGCGGCAGCGTTGGAGGAGAAAGAAGCGTGA
- the rimO gene encoding 30S ribosomal protein S12 methylthiotransferase RimO, whose amino-acid sequence MPERRTVALVTLGCARNEVDSEELAGRLEADGWQLVEDASDADVAVVNTCGFVEAAKKDSVDALLEANDLKGHGRTQAVVAVGCMAERYGKELAEALPEADGVLGFDDYSDISDRLQTILNGGIHASHTPRDRRKLLPISPAERQDSAAAVALPGHGPADLPEGVAPASGPRAPLRRRLDGAPVASVKLASGCDRRCSFCAIPSFRGSFISRRPSDVLNETRWLAEQGVKEIMLVSENNTSYGKDLGDIRLLESLLPELAEVDGVERVRVSYLQPAEMRPGLIDVLTSTPKVVPYFDLSFQHSAPGVLRSMRRFGDTDRFLELLDTIRSKAPQAGVRSNFIVGFPGESESDLGELERFLNGARLDAIGVFGYSDEEGTEAATYENKLAEEVVAERLAHISRLAEELVSQRAEERLGETVQVLVESVDDEDGVYGRAAHQAPETDGQVLLTSGAGLRIGRMVEAKVVGTEGVDLVAEPLQGSPAWSEEAGR is encoded by the coding sequence ATGCCTGAACGCCGCACCGTCGCACTCGTCACTCTCGGCTGCGCCCGTAACGAGGTGGACTCGGAGGAGCTCGCAGGCCGTTTGGAGGCGGACGGCTGGCAGCTCGTAGAGGACGCATCGGACGCGGATGTCGCCGTCGTCAACACCTGTGGATTCGTCGAGGCCGCCAAGAAGGACTCGGTCGACGCCCTCCTGGAGGCAAACGACCTCAAGGGACACGGCAGAACCCAGGCCGTCGTGGCGGTGGGCTGCATGGCCGAGCGGTACGGCAAGGAGCTCGCCGAGGCGCTGCCCGAGGCGGACGGCGTGCTGGGCTTCGACGACTACTCCGACATCTCCGACCGCCTGCAGACCATCCTCAACGGCGGCATCCACGCCTCGCACACCCCGCGCGACCGGCGCAAGCTGCTGCCCATCAGCCCCGCCGAGCGGCAGGACTCGGCCGCCGCGGTGGCGCTCCCGGGCCACGGCCCCGCCGACCTCCCCGAGGGCGTAGCGCCCGCCTCCGGGCCGCGTGCGCCCCTGCGCCGCCGCCTGGACGGCGCCCCCGTCGCCTCGGTGAAGCTCGCCTCCGGCTGCGACCGCCGCTGCTCCTTCTGCGCCATCCCGTCCTTCCGCGGCTCCTTCATCTCACGCCGCCCGAGCGACGTGCTGAACGAGACCCGGTGGCTGGCCGAGCAGGGCGTGAAGGAGATCATGCTGGTCTCCGAGAACAACACCTCCTACGGCAAGGACCTGGGTGACATCCGTCTCCTGGAGTCCCTGCTGCCGGAGCTGGCCGAGGTGGACGGTGTCGAACGGGTGCGCGTCAGCTACCTCCAGCCCGCCGAGATGCGCCCCGGCCTGATCGACGTGCTGACCTCCACCCCGAAGGTCGTCCCGTACTTCGACCTCTCCTTCCAGCACTCCGCCCCGGGCGTGCTGCGGTCCATGCGCCGCTTCGGCGACACCGACCGCTTCCTGGAGTTGCTCGACACCATCCGGAGCAAGGCCCCGCAGGCGGGTGTCCGCTCCAACTTCATCGTCGGCTTCCCCGGCGAGTCCGAGTCCGACCTCGGCGAGCTGGAGCGTTTCCTGAACGGCGCGCGCCTCGACGCCATCGGCGTCTTCGGGTACTCCGACGAAGAGGGCACCGAGGCGGCGACGTACGAGAACAAGCTCGCCGAGGAGGTCGTGGCCGAGCGCCTCGCGCACATCTCCCGGCTCGCCGAGGAACTCGTCTCGCAGCGGGCCGAGGAGCGCCTCGGCGAGACCGTGCAGGTCCTCGTGGAGTCCGTGGACGACGAGGACGGCGTCTACGGCCGAGCGGCCCACCAGGCGCCCGAGACGGACGGACAGGTGCTGCTCACCAGCGGCGCGGGACTGCGCATCGGCCGTATGGTCGAGGCGAAGGTGGTCGGTACGGAAGGTGTCGACCTGGTGGCCGAGCCGCTCCAGGGCTCGCCCGCGTGGAGTGAGGAGGCGGGCAGATGA
- a CDS encoding helix-turn-helix domain-containing protein, translating into MSIGSNSPEDERPFPDVSEENRPSVGRALKQARIAAGLTVDEISGSTRVRIAIVHAIEADDFAPCGGDVYARGHIRTLAKAVGLDPEPLLAQFAADHGGGRPAPTPAAPLFEAERIRPERRGPNWTAAMVAAIVVVIGFVGFTAFKGGGDDAKQSVAEGPAPSTSKPVSPTPKESRPDKTPGPSDSAIAAAPQDKVTVQVSAVNGRSWISAKDHNGRMLFDGLLKKGESKTFQDNSKINLILGDAGAIQLYVNGKKIEDQFRPGAVERLTYTKGDPEVG; encoded by the coding sequence GTGTCCATCGGCAGCAACTCCCCTGAAGACGAGCGTCCGTTCCCAGACGTGTCCGAGGAAAACCGCCCCTCCGTAGGCCGAGCCCTCAAGCAGGCCCGCATCGCCGCCGGGCTGACCGTCGACGAGATCAGCGGGAGCACCCGGGTCCGTATCGCCATCGTGCACGCCATCGAGGCCGACGACTTCGCCCCCTGCGGCGGCGACGTCTACGCCCGCGGGCACATCCGGACCCTGGCGAAGGCCGTCGGCCTCGACCCCGAGCCGCTGCTCGCGCAGTTCGCGGCGGACCACGGTGGTGGGCGGCCCGCGCCGACGCCCGCCGCGCCGCTGTTCGAGGCGGAACGTATCCGCCCCGAGCGTCGCGGGCCCAACTGGACGGCGGCCATGGTCGCCGCGATCGTCGTCGTGATCGGTTTCGTCGGCTTCACCGCCTTCAAGGGCGGCGGCGACGACGCCAAGCAGTCGGTCGCCGAGGGCCCCGCCCCGTCGACCAGCAAGCCGGTCTCGCCGACCCCGAAGGAGAGCAGGCCCGACAAGACCCCCGGGCCCTCCGACAGCGCGATCGCCGCCGCGCCCCAGGACAAGGTCACCGTCCAGGTCAGCGCGGTCAACGGACGCAGCTGGATCTCGGCCAAGGACCACAACGGCCGGATGCTCTTCGACGGGCTCCTGAAGAAGGGCGAGTCCAAGACCTTCCAGGACAACTCCAAGATCAACCTGATCCTCGGCGACGCCGGAGCCATCCAGCTCTACGTCAACGGAAAGAAGATCGAGGACCAGTTCCGGCCCGGCGCGGTGGAGCGCCTGACCTACACCAAGGGCGACCCGGAAGTCGGATAA